One genomic window of Lytechinus variegatus isolate NC3 chromosome 1, Lvar_3.0, whole genome shotgun sequence includes the following:
- the LOC121431315 gene encoding uncharacterized protein LOC121431315 → MFTRVTPEVFDEILARVAPVIQKQETNYRHPLSAGLAITLRHLATGDNYRSLAYGFRCGISTISELIPGVCRAIAETYKDEIFNIPTTPEAWSTLAQQFEQRWNIPHAIGTLDGKHTAIKKPAISLYHNYKGFFSIPLLALVDAEHKFIWVELGGK, encoded by the coding sequence ATGTTCACCAGAGTAACCCCTGAGGTGTTCGATGAGATCCTTGCGAGAGTTGCACCAGTCATCCAGAAGCAAGAGACTAACTACAGGCACCCTTTGTCCGCTGGCCTGGCAATCACCTTGAGACATCTGGCCACTGGGGACAACTACAGATCACTGGCATATGGTTTCAGATGTGGTATCTCAACCATATCAGAGTTGATTCCAGGAGTGTGCAGGGCCATTGCAGAGACATATAAAGATGAGATCTTCAACATACCTACCACCCCTGAAGCATGGAGCACCCTTGCCCAGCAGTTTGAACAGAGATGGAATATCCCCCATGCAATTGGTACCTTGGATGGAAAACACACAGCCATTAAGAAGCCAGCAATCAGTCTCTACCACAACTATAAGGGCTTCTTCTCTATACCACTGCTGGCATTGGTAGATGCAGAGCACAAGTTCATCTGGGTTGAGCTGGGAGGTAAATGA